Proteins co-encoded in one Bacillus paramycoides genomic window:
- a CDS encoding zinc-dependent alcohol dehydrogenase family protein, whose product MHGKYIQFHEFGNPKDVLQVEYKNIEPLKENEVLVHMLVRPINPSDLIPITGAYAHRIPLPNIPGYEGVGIVEDVGAGVTRDLIGKRVLPLRGDGTWQEYVKTSADFVVPIPDSIDDFTAAQMYINPLTAWVTCTETLNLQSNDVLLVNACGSAIGHLFAQLSQILNFRFIAVTRNNKHTEELLRLGAAYVIDTSTAPLYETVMELTNGLGADAAIDSIGGPDGNELAFSVRPNGHFLTIGLLSGIQVNWAEIVTKAKVHANIFHLRHWNKEVSPYKWQETFRHLIRLVENEQLRFMKVHSTYDLADVKTAVDVVQSAEKTKGKVFLTSY is encoded by the coding sequence TTGCACGGAAAATACATTCAATTTCATGAGTTTGGTAACCCAAAAGATGTGTTACAAGTTGAATATAAAAATATAGAACCATTAAAAGAGAATGAAGTTTTAGTTCATATGCTAGTTAGACCGATTAATCCATCTGACTTAATTCCAATAACGGGGGCGTACGCTCATAGAATCCCTTTACCTAACATACCTGGCTATGAAGGTGTTGGTATTGTAGAAGATGTGGGCGCGGGCGTTACGAGAGACCTTATCGGTAAACGTGTTTTACCGTTACGCGGAGACGGTACTTGGCAAGAATATGTGAAGACGTCAGCTGACTTTGTAGTTCCTATTCCGGATTCCATTGATGATTTCACAGCGGCACAAATGTATATTAATCCTCTTACGGCGTGGGTTACTTGTACAGAAACGTTAAACTTACAGAGTAATGACGTTTTATTAGTGAATGCTTGTGGATCCGCTATTGGACATCTATTTGCGCAGCTATCACAAATTTTAAACTTCCGATTCATTGCCGTTACAAGAAATAATAAGCATACAGAAGAGTTACTGCGCCTTGGTGCTGCATATGTAATTGATACTTCCACTGCCCCGCTTTATGAAACCGTTATGGAATTAACGAACGGGCTCGGTGCGGATGCTGCAATTGATTCTATCGGAGGACCGGATGGAAATGAATTAGCTTTCTCCGTACGTCCAAACGGGCACTTTTTAACGATCGGTCTTCTATCAGGAATACAAGTGAACTGGGCAGAGATTGTCACGAAAGCAAAAGTGCACGCGAACATATTTCATTTACGACATTGGAATAAAGAAGTATCACCATATAAATGGCAAGAAACGTTTCGTCATTTAATTCGCTTAGTAGAAAATGAGCAATTACGTTTTATGAAGGTCCATTCTACGTATGACTTAGCGGATGTGAAAACGGCAGTTGATGTTGTGCAGTCTGCTGAGAAAACGAAAGGGAAAGTGTTTTTGACGAGTTATTAA
- a CDS encoding YhzD family protein, producing the protein MGVYVLTVFEKDGSKALDESFEAATEKEAKAKGESILREKGLYEKTHRCTSSAGKLVLFQR; encoded by the coding sequence ATGGGAGTATACGTTCTAACAGTCTTTGAAAAAGATGGTTCTAAAGCATTAGACGAATCATTCGAGGCGGCAACTGAAAAAGAAGCGAAAGCAAAAGGTGAATCTATTTTAAGAGAAAAAGGATTGTATGAAAAAACACATCGCTGCACATCTTCTGCAGGTAAGCTCGTTTTATTCCAGCGCTAA
- a CDS encoding YflJ family protein, with product MYFGSKGWYVKELKKLGIRTYEGKKLESYRTHVLSSLLERMKRASA from the coding sequence ATGTATTTCGGAAGCAAAGGTTGGTATGTAAAAGAACTTAAAAAATTAGGTATTCGTACTTATGAAGGCAAAAAACTAGAATCGTATCGTACGCATGTGTTATCTAGTTTACTTGAGAGAATGAAAAGAGCTTCGGCTTAA
- a CDS encoding YbjQ family protein has product MIVTTTSGIQGKEIIEYIDIVNGEAIMGANIVRDLFASVRDVVGGRAGSYESKLKEARDIAMDEMKELAKQKGANAIVGVDVDYEVVRDGMLMVAVSGTAVRI; this is encoded by the coding sequence ATGATTGTAACAACAACTTCTGGAATTCAAGGTAAAGAAATTATTGAGTATATTGATATTGTAAATGGTGAAGCTATTATGGGTGCAAATATTGTCCGCGATTTATTCGCTTCTGTTCGTGATGTTGTCGGTGGTCGTGCTGGTTCTTACGAAAGTAAGCTAAAAGAAGCACGTGATATCGCAATGGATGAAATGAAAGAACTTGCAAAACAAAAAGGTGCGAACGCTATCGTTGGTGTTGACGTAGATTATGAGGTTGTTCGTGACGGAATGTTAATGGTTGCTGTAAGTGGTACAGCTGTACGTATATAA
- a CDS encoding general stress protein, which produces MNVDRKIVGIFRTIDDAALVINELKDKGYAANNISAIAKNQEEIEHLEEKSGEKVNHETAHKGDIFSATGLVAGGVAGGLGGLLTGLGVLAVSGLGPIVAAGPIAAAIGGAGIGGGAGSLIGAFIGLGIPEEHAKKYEEYIHDGNILILVDATLDDKLEIYKIFDKHNAYNSDFFK; this is translated from the coding sequence ATGAATGTAGATAGAAAAATAGTAGGTATTTTTAGAACAATTGATGATGCAGCACTCGTTATTAATGAATTAAAAGATAAAGGGTATGCGGCTAATAACATTTCAGCTATTGCAAAGAATCAAGAGGAAATTGAACACCTGGAAGAAAAATCGGGTGAAAAAGTGAATCATGAAACTGCACATAAAGGGGATATTTTTTCAGCGACAGGGCTTGTAGCTGGAGGAGTAGCAGGTGGACTCGGTGGTTTATTAACAGGTCTTGGTGTACTTGCCGTATCTGGACTGGGCCCAATTGTAGCAGCGGGACCTATTGCGGCAGCTATTGGAGGAGCCGGTATTGGCGGAGGAGCTGGAAGTTTAATAGGAGCTTTTATCGGATTAGGCATTCCAGAAGAACACGCTAAGAAATATGAAGAATACATTCACGATGGAAATATATTAATTTTAGTAGATGCAACATTAGATGATAAGTTAGAAATTTATAAAATATTTGATAAGCACAATGCGTATAACTCTGATTTCTTTAAATAA
- a CDS encoding DUF4028 family protein — MIVKILKDSSNSFLCTVQNKNGEKYVKKWFHKQGNKEELGRPTFKQVEKDWRENRESFMYPNVKAFY, encoded by the coding sequence GTGATTGTAAAAATATTAAAGGATAGTAGTAATAGCTTCCTTTGTACAGTGCAAAATAAAAATGGAGAGAAGTATGTAAAGAAATGGTTTCATAAACAGGGAAACAAGGAAGAATTAGGACGACCAACTTTTAAACAAGTAGAAAAGGACTGGAGAGAAAATAGAGAATCGTTTATGTATCCAAATGTGAAAGCGTTTTATTAA
- a CDS encoding response regulator has product MKYNVLIVDDHFVVREGLKLIIETSDSFQIIGEAANGEEALSFIEKKKPDVILMDLNMPKMSGLETIEALNKKQNHTPIIILTTYNEDELMLKGIELGAKGYLLKDTDRENLFRTLEAAIRGEILLQPNIMEKIVNYKRKEVYADKVEENNLTEKELFVLKAIARGNKNKEIAFDMGIAERTVKAYLTNIYNKLGVNSRSEAVAVSIERKLIHF; this is encoded by the coding sequence ATGAAGTATAACGTATTAATTGTGGATGATCATTTCGTTGTAAGAGAGGGTCTGAAATTAATAATAGAAACGAGTGATTCATTTCAAATTATAGGTGAGGCTGCAAACGGAGAAGAAGCCCTTTCTTTCATAGAAAAAAAGAAACCTGATGTTATTTTAATGGATTTAAATATGCCTAAAATGAGTGGTTTAGAAACAATTGAGGCTTTAAATAAAAAACAAAATCATACGCCGATTATTATATTAACTACTTATAACGAAGATGAATTAATGTTAAAGGGAATTGAGTTAGGAGCAAAAGGATATTTGCTAAAAGATACGGATCGTGAGAATTTGTTTCGAACATTGGAAGCGGCTATTCGAGGTGAGATTTTACTACAACCTAATATTATGGAAAAGATAGTGAATTATAAAAGGAAAGAAGTATATGCTGATAAGGTTGAAGAAAATAACTTAACAGAAAAAGAATTGTTTGTGTTGAAAGCTATTGCGCGTGGAAATAAGAATAAAGAAATTGCATTCGATATGGGAATAGCTGAACGAACAGTAAAAGCGTATTTAACAAATATATACAATAAATTAGGTGTTAATTCAAGGTCAGAAGCAGTAGCTGTATCTATTGAAAGGAAGTTAATTCATTTTTAA
- a CDS encoding sensor histidine kinase: MKKMNSNIDVDTNVLEAVFIPRRFVVLWITLVYIASMLLEFRNNILSMDSFFFTIIIVIHTIFHWYASSLKNRQLLYFFFIQLFIVFLAAFIVPNGSIAIFVGLTPILIAQSLYVYNNIFKVMAVFTLMYAIFCTAISMNYGVNKVAILISMFLLVLAIIIPFSYINKQQYAARNRIQSYIQELESAYMRVEELTLANERQRMARDLHDTLAQGVASLIMQLEAIDAHMQKGNTGRSQEIMKQTMIRARQTLHDARLVIDDLRHTTNSFNKAVEEEVQRFSEATSIHVRFTIQSPPHISSLVKEHCLYVISECLTNIAKHSQAKDVNLKVEYSDNLEKLTIEVEDNGIGFDTGYIGKSPGHYGLIGLNERVRLINGEIHILSEKMKGTKVCIQVPINNEGDSNEV, translated from the coding sequence ATGAAAAAAATGAATTCAAATATAGACGTGGATACAAATGTATTGGAAGCGGTATTTATTCCAAGAAGGTTTGTTGTTTTATGGATTACACTCGTATATATAGCTTCAATGCTTTTAGAATTTCGTAATAATATTCTCTCAATGGATAGTTTCTTCTTCACAATAATTATTGTTATTCATACTATCTTTCATTGGTATGCAAGTTCATTAAAGAATAGACAATTGTTGTATTTCTTTTTTATACAACTCTTCATTGTGTTTCTTGCTGCATTTATTGTACCAAATGGTTCAATAGCTATTTTTGTTGGATTAACGCCTATTTTAATTGCCCAAAGTCTATATGTTTATAACAATATATTTAAAGTAATGGCAGTTTTTACTCTCATGTATGCCATATTTTGTACTGCGATTAGTATGAATTATGGTGTGAATAAAGTAGCTATTCTTATCTCTATGTTCCTTTTAGTACTAGCAATTATTATTCCTTTTTCTTATATTAATAAGCAGCAATATGCTGCACGTAATCGCATACAGAGCTACATTCAAGAGTTAGAGTCTGCATATATGAGAGTAGAAGAATTGACATTAGCTAATGAAAGGCAGCGAATGGCAAGGGATTTACACGATACGTTAGCGCAAGGTGTAGCAAGCTTAATTATGCAATTGGAAGCAATAGATGCTCATATGCAAAAAGGGAATACAGGGCGATCTCAAGAAATTATGAAACAAACTATGATAAGAGCGAGACAAACTTTACACGACGCAAGGCTGGTTATTGATGATTTGCGTCATACTACTAATTCATTTAATAAAGCTGTAGAGGAAGAAGTTCAACGTTTTTCTGAGGCTACGTCTATACATGTGAGATTTACTATTCAAAGCCCCCCGCATATTTCAAGTTTAGTAAAGGAACATTGTTTATATGTAATTAGTGAATGTTTAACGAATATCGCAAAACATTCGCAGGCAAAAGATGTAAATTTGAAAGTTGAATATAGCGATAACCTTGAAAAACTTACTATTGAAGTTGAAGATAATGGAATTGGTTTTGACACTGGATATATCGGTAAGAGCCCTGGACATTACGGCTTAATTGGCTTAAATGAGCGAGTTCGATTGATTAATGGAGAAATACATATATTGAGTGAAAAGATGAAGGGTACGAAAGTGTGTATTCAAGTACCTATCAATAATGAAGGAGATAGCAATGAAGTATAA